A genomic window from Candidatus Pelagisphaera phototrophica includes:
- a CDS encoding L,D-transpeptidase, which produces MIPEFNQRYTDKVEALNIKLSARRLLVSIEKQTLYLLENNQTLIEYKVSTGLKPPSNIDGSGGTPLGLHRIRDKIGNGAVLGEVFKGRVSIGKRYQDLDPADQKPNLITTRILWLEGLEPGFNKGEDCDSYSRFIYIHGTNHENRIGRPASGGCIQLSNIDMLTLYNSVEAGDHVFICE; this is translated from the coding sequence ATGATTCCCGAATTTAATCAGCGATACACCGATAAGGTTGAAGCGCTAAATATCAAGCTCTCAGCGCGACGCTTGCTGGTATCAATCGAAAAGCAGACCCTGTACCTTCTCGAAAACAACCAGACTCTCATCGAATACAAGGTGTCTACCGGACTAAAACCACCTTCCAATATTGACGGTTCTGGAGGGACGCCTTTGGGCCTGCATCGAATTCGCGATAAAATCGGAAACGGAGCCGTGCTGGGCGAAGTCTTCAAAGGGCGGGTAAGCATCGGCAAACGCTATCAGGATCTCGACCCCGCGGACCAGAAACCTAACTTGATTACCACTCGGATCCTCTGGCTAGAGGGACTTGAGCCGGGCTTCAACAAAGGAGAGGACTGCGACTCCTACTCGAGGTTCATATACATCCACGGCACAAACCATGAAAACAGGATTGGTCGCCCTGCCAGTGGGGGCTGCATTCAACTATCAAACATCGACATGCTGACTCTTTACAATTCTGTGGAAGCCGGTGACCATGTTTTCATATGCGAGTGA